A genomic window from Montipora capricornis isolate CH-2021 chromosome 8, ASM3666992v2, whole genome shotgun sequence includes:
- the LOC138013701 gene encoding uncharacterized protein, with product MHCKLTIIQCYAPTNEADDAMKDDWYDHLIQVLCKVPRHVMLLVIGDLNAKVGADNVNYERAMGKHGCGTMNNNGERLADFCLNNDLVIGGTIFPHKNIHKLTWRSPNGRSLNQINHIIINGKWRRSLKNARVFRGADAASDHNLVVATVKLKLHKAMWQEQQRKQFDKIQKQFVLEVKNRFQVLAGSNQDDTPVETKWNRIKNTFYEAAASTVGYKKKNNKQWLTPETWEKIEERKHIKIKMLNAKSPRLQEQAQQIYASKDREVEKSARKDKCHFIEELACKAELAASRGELSTVYKSH from the coding sequence ATGCATTGCAAACTCACGATCATCCAGTGTTACGCACCAACAAACGAAGCAGATGATGCGATGAAAGATGACTGGTATGACCATCTAATTCAAGTGTTATGCAAGGTTCCTCGCCATGTCATGCTTCTAGTCATCGGCGACTTGAATGCCAAGGTTGGAGCTGACAATGTTAACTATGAAAGAGCCATGGGCAAACACGGCTGTGGCACTATGAATAACAACGGCGAGCGTCTAGCCGATTTCTGTCTCAACAATGACCTGGTAATTGGAGGTACGATCTTCCCACACAAGAACATCCATAAGCTCACTTGGAGGTCACCTAACGGAAGATCCCTTAACCAGATAAACCATATTATCATCAATGGAAAGTGGCGGCGGTCCCTTAAAAACGCTAGAGTATTTCGGGGAGCCGACGCAGCAAGTGACCACAACTTAGTTGTAGCAACAGTCAAGCTGAAACTTCACAAGGCAATGTGGCAAGAACAGCAAAGAAAGCAGTTTGATAAGATCCAAAAGCAGTTTGTCCTGGAAGTTAAAAACCGCTTCCAAGTTCTTGCAGGCTCCAACCAAGACGACACACCAGTTGAGACTAAGTGGAATAGGATCAAGAACACCTTCTACGAGGCAGCAGCTAGCACCGTTGGAtacaagaagaaaaataacaagcaATGGTTAACACCTGAGACATGGGAAAAAATTGAAGAACGGAAgcacattaaaattaagatgCTCAACGCAAAATCGCCGAGGCTACAAGAGCAGGCCCAACAAATATACGCGTCCAAAGACAGAGAAGTGGAAAAGAGTGCCAGGAAGGATAAGTGCCACTTCATTGAAGAGTTGGCGTGCAAAGCGGAGCTCGCTGCTTCGAGAGGAGAGCTGAGCACAGTCTATAAAAGTCACTAA